In Desulfovibrio sp. TomC, the sequence TTTTTCGTCATAGAGGTGCGACAGCTGGCCGCTGGCCACAATCCTGCCTGCCCCGTAAAATTCAGGGAAGTCGCCGCCAAGACGGCCGGTGGCGATCCGTGCCCCTTCGCCGGTGCAAAACAGAAACACCAACGCCACGGCCAAGGCGGCCAACAGCAGCCGGGGATACCAAGTGAGGCGCCATGGCGTAAGCAACGCCCCGATGCTTGAAGCCACGTCGCGTCTCCTTCCGGCAAGCACACCCGGGGCAGACCGGGAAAACAAGGCCGGACAAGCTGCCCGGATGCCGGGCCACCGCCGGAACCGACTACGGCAGCCGCCCCTTGGCCTGACCAGGGGCACGGTAGCGAATGTCCCCCAGCAGCACAACCTGCCCCTGCCTCCCAAAATACCGCAGTGAAGCTAAACTCCGACGGTGCGACGGCCGATAGGGTACGGTACACAGGGACTCTTTATCCCTCAGGAGGCCACATGGACGGTATTGGCGGCAGCACTGCCGGGGTCGCAGCCCCGGCCATGCAACAGCAGACGATGGGCGCGCAGGTTGTGACGGAAACCATCAACAAGATGAACACCGAGCCCAACGGCCAGATGAACGCTGACCACGATTTCCAGACCAAAGTCCTCGCCGGCATGGGCAAGGGCACCCAGATCGACGTCGGCGTCTAATCCCCCACCGGGAATAGTTCAAAGCGGCGCGACCAGCGGAAGTTGGTCGCGCCGCTTGCCTTTTGCCCGCCCCCGTCGCATGGCACACCCATGACGACCATCATGCACCTCGACATGGACGCTTTCTTCGCGTCCGTCGAACAACACGACGATCCGTCCCTGGCCGGACTGCCCGTCATCATCGGCCACGACCATCGCGGCGTCGTCTCGGCCGCCTCCTACGAGGCCCGGGTCTTTGGCGTGCGCTCGGCCATGCCTGTGTCCGAAGCCCGGCGACGCTGCCCGCATGGCGTCTTTCTGCCCGGCAACCGACGCCGCTACGCCGAAGTCTCCCGCAGCATCATGCAGACCCTGGGCGAATTCTCCCCCCTGGTCGAACCCGCCTCCATCGACGAGGCCTACGTCGATATTACCGGCACCCAAACCCTCTTCGGACCACCCGAAACCCTGGCCCGCACCATCAAGGAGGCCATCCGCGCCGCCACCGGCCTGCCCTGCTCCATTGGCATCGCACCAGTCAAATTCATCGCCAAAATCGCCTCGGACTTCGAGAAACCCAACGGCCTGACCATCGTCGCCCCCGAGGCCGCCCTCGACTTCCTCGCCCCCCTGCCCGTGGGCAAAATCCCCGGCGTCGGCAAACGCGCCGAACAAACCCTGGCCCGCCTCGGCATCCGCACCGTGGCCGATATCCGCAACCATACCCCCGACTTCCTGGCCCGACACTGCGGCAAATACGGCCTCGCCCTCTACGACAAGGCCCACGCCAAAGGCAGCGCCGCCATCACCACCGACCGGGCCGCCAAATCCATCAGCGCCGAAAATACCTTCGACAGCGATACCGCCGACCGCCAATACCTCGCCGCCTGGCTGCTGCGCCAAGCCGAACGCATCGGCCGCGAACTGCGCCAGGAACACCTGCGCGGCCGCACCATCACCCTCAAACTCAAATTCAATACCTTCAAACAAATCACCCGCAGCCGCACCCTGCCCGAAGCCACCGACTCCGATACCGCCATCTTCCAGACCGGCCAGGACCTCCTCAACGCCGAACCACTCCCCCACCCCCTGCGCCTTATCGGCCTTGGCGTCTCCCACTTCGGCGACGCGCCCCGGCAACTCTCGCTGCTCGACGATCCCGGCAAAACAGAACAACAACACAACACCAAAATCGACGCCGCCCTCGACGCCATCCGAAACAAATTCGGACGCGAAGCCATCATCCGCGGCCGGTTGTTCGAATATAATAAAAAGTAGTTATTGTTGGCGGTTAGCTTTTTTTAAAAAAGAGATGATGCCTCCGGCGGCCGGGGGGATCATCCCCCCGGACCCCTGAAGGGGGGACGCATGGCCCTGGCCGGGGAAGGGACTGCTGCGGACGCGGGAGCGCCTGGCGGCTGCGCCGCATGGGCCGTTGCCATTGGGGCTGCCGACACTCCCCGCCGGAAGCGGGGAGCACGGCAGCCCCAATGGCAACGGCCCGGTTCGCCCGAAAGACCGGGCCTTTCACCGGACAATTATGCCTTGTTACCGCGCCTTCAAGCAAATGCGGCCGGACGGTCTTGGGCAAGGCTTTGCTTGCCCAAGACCGTCCGGCCGCTGGCGAGTTCGGGGCTGGGATTTGGGGCCTGGGTCTGATCGCGGTTTCCGCGAGCTGACCCAGGCCCCAAATCCCAGCCCCGATATTCTCTCCGCCCCCACCCACCGAACGCGCTGCCGCCGCCCGCCTCACCCCCGTCGCAGGGGTCCGGGGGGATCATCCCCCCGGCGGGGTTCGGGGCAGCGCCCCGATTCTCTTCTCTTCTCTTCTCTACTCGACTCTCACTCCCCCTACGATCCAGCGCCGGCCGCAGGCACTGCAGGCGGCGCAGGGTTGGGGCTGGCCGGGGGCGGGGCTTTGTAGCCGTAGTTCCAGTTGGTCATGGGGCTGCCCATATCCATGGCCAGGGTGGCGGTGATGGCTGAGAGGGGTTCGGCGGGCATCCGGTTCTTGCGGGCGAAAATCACGTAATCTTCGGTCAGTCCGGTCTCCATCAGGCCGGAGTGGGCCATGGACCAGAGGCGTTCGCCGCTTCGGGCGTCGATGACGTCGAAGGTGAACGACACGCTGGAGTCGCCCCGGGTACCGCCGGACATGACGTAGGTAAATTTGCCGACCACGACCACATCGACGCCCATTTTCCGGGCCATGGCCACGGCCTGGGGGGTGGAAGCGGTTTTGAAATTGGCTTCGTAGAGCAGTTTGGGGAACACGCGGTCGCGGGTCCAGGTCTGCCAGACGACGCGGGTGAGTTGTTCGCCGAGATCCTGGGCGTAGGCGATGTCCTGGGTGACCTGGAAGGGCACGATGAGGGCCGAAACGGGCACGGGCGGGGCCTTGAGGGGTTCGACATAGACTTCGGGATTGTTCCGTTTGGTCCAGGAGTCGATGGAAAGCGTGTGTTTATCGGTCAGTTTCGGTTCCACGGCGCAGGCGGCCAGGACCAGGACGGCGGCCAGGGCGGCGAGGAGGAGACGGGACGGGGTGTGGGACATGGGGAAACCTCCAGCCCGGGCGGCTTGGCCCGTTATTGGCGCGTGGTGGTGACCACGGGCGCGTCGGAAAGGGTTTTGAGCAACTGCGCACGGGAGGAGAGCAGACTTTCCCGCAATTCGTGTCTTTTCTGGGGGGGCAGGAGGCGAAATTCCGGGCGCGAGGACATTTGCTTGAGCTCAAGCATTTCCTGGCGAATACGCCGGATTTTGAGCAGGAAGGCCTGTTCCTCCGGTCGAATCTTGGAGGCAACTTCAGCCAGTTCGGCCAATTCGCCGGCCATGGCCCGGAAGGTTTCGGGATGGATCTCCCTGGCCTTTCGTCGCCACTGCGCCACGGCGCGCCACTTTGCCCGCATCCATGTCCACATGGCCCACCCCGTCCTGTCGCCTTGGTTTCCGCCCCTGGGGCGGGGCGGAAACCAAGCCGTTTTGTCAGTATTGATCTTTCGCGTTTCACCGCCGCCGCGTCAAGGGGATGGAAGCCGGATCATTGCCCCGGGGTGAAGCTTTGCAGCATGGCCAGGAGCAGGAACAGGTAGATGGACCACTTGATGAAAATGGCGGCCAAGGTCTGGGTGTAAGCGGCTTCGTGGCATTTCTTGAGCCCGATGGCCTGCAAGGCCATGTACCAGATGAGAATGACGGGCGAGAGCAACTGGCCGGCCACGGGCACGGCGGAAAGCACTGTCGGCGCGGCGGAATAGCACAGCACCCGGAAGGTTTCATTGAAGCCTTTCTTGGTGCTGCGGAAAAGGAGCAAAAGGAGATGGGTAACCCAGGCATCGAGATAGATGCCGACGGAAAGCACCAGCGGCACAAGGAGCATGGCGCCCAGGAAGGTGAGGCTGGGCGAGTGCCCCAGCGAGCTCATGGCCTCAGGCCCCCCCGGGCTGCCGATGCGGGCGCGAAGGCCGAAAAGCGACCACATAAAATCGATCACCAGCAAAAATTCGCTGATGAGCAGATTAAAGACGAGGGCTTTGCCCTTGGGCCGGCCGATGGGCAGGGAGTCAAAAAAATCCATCGGGTGCAGCAAAATTTGACGAAGCGTCAGGAACAGGCCCGGGAAAAATCCGTAGGCATCCT encodes:
- a CDS encoding DNA polymerase IV; this translates as MTTIMHLDMDAFFASVEQHDDPSLAGLPVIIGHDHRGVVSAASYEARVFGVRSAMPVSEARRRCPHGVFLPGNRRRYAEVSRSIMQTLGEFSPLVEPASIDEAYVDITGTQTLFGPPETLARTIKEAIRAATGLPCSIGIAPVKFIAKIASDFEKPNGLTIVAPEAALDFLAPLPVGKIPGVGKRAEQTLARLGIRTVADIRNHTPDFLARHCGKYGLALYDKAHAKGSAAITTDRAAKSISAENTFDSDTADRQYLAAWLLRQAERIGRELRQEHLRGRTITLKLKFNTFKQITRSRTLPEATDSDTAIFQTGQDLLNAEPLPHPLRLIGLGVSHFGDAPRQLSLLDDPGKTEQQHNTKIDAALDAIRNKFGREAIIRGRLFEYNKK